From the Scylla paramamosain isolate STU-SP2022 chromosome 15, ASM3559412v1, whole genome shotgun sequence genome, one window contains:
- the LOC135107697 gene encoding kiSS-1 receptor-like isoform X1 — protein MDCLSENLTSMSQAPPRNTSWLSGGGDDWCEMWRSGEPLLMGEKYPCPEVLERGRALDNFEKVQVALVVALVVASVAGNAAVVAVISFNRLLRTSVNYYLANLAVADLLITLTCWPTLVNRFTAPLYVLGRSLCKITVLALATCINVSVLTLAVVAGGRLYAVLFPLRALRTSSHPVLLISLLWVASFVLALPGFYVRDTQVVKWNDLVEESCGDVLCSASSIAAFRYYRILLLITMFFLPETVMVLAYSVIVVRLYCVRRGPADRDAPLPAPLPTSDHPHSAARRKVVKMTAAVVAAFTVCWSPLQALSLYGLLSEDTLPEWFSSAEFWAYFLGYCNSAFNPLLYCGCSENFRHGFTSLVLRRPRWRRKTRAGSANSWTPSTLLLRLTSSSLSRTSSGGGRGAVSRQTSNSLPSKTSDSARSSRKANPTTPGPLRSCSRGELISSKHQPENNNATSSLMGEAEALN, from the exons ATGGACTGCCTTAGCGAGAACCTGACCAGCATGTCTCAAGCCCCGCCCAGGAACACCTCGTGGttgagcggcggcggcgacgactGGTGCGAGATGTGGCGCAGCGGGGAGCCCCTTTTGATGGGCGAGAAATACCCGTGCCCCGAGGTGCTGGAACGCGGCCGTGCCCTCGATAATTTTGAGAaagtgcag gtggcgctggtggtggcgctggtggtggcctCTGTGGCGGGCAACGCTGCTGTAGTGGCGGTCATTTCCTTCAACAGGCTCCTACGCACCTCCGTCAACTACTACCTGGCCAACCTTGCCGTGGCGGACCTGCTCATCACGCTCACCTGCTGGCCCACACTTGTTAACCGATTCACCGCCCCGCTCTACGTCCTCGGCCGCTCTCTCTGCAAGATAACCGTGCTAGCGCTGG CCACTTGCATCAACGTGTCTGTACTGACGCTGGCGGTGGTGGCTGGCGGGAGGCTCTACGCTGTGTTGTTCCCGCTTCGAGCTCTCCGCACCTCCTCCCACCCCGTACtgctcatctccctcctctggGTGGCGTCCTTCGTCCTGGCTCTCCCCGGCTTCTACGTCAGGGACACGCAGGTTGTGAAG tggaACGATCTAGTGGAAGAGAGTTGCGGGGACGTCCTGTGCAGCGCCTCCTCCATCGCCGCCTTCCGCTACTACAGGATCCTG CTCCTCATCACCATGTTCTTCCTGCCGGAGACGGTGATGGTGCTCGCCTACAGCGTCATCGTGGTGCGGTTGTACTGCGTCAGGAGGGGCCCCGCAGACCGCGACGCGCCCCTGCCCGCACCGCTGCCAACCAGTGACCACCCGCACTCTGCTGCGCGCCGAAAG GTGGTGAAGAtgacagcagcagtggtggcggcCTTCACAGTGTGCTGGTCTCCCCTTCAGGCTCTGTCTCTCTACGGGCTGCTCTCTGAAGACACC CTGCCCGAGTGGTTTTCCAGCGCTGAGTTCTGGGCGTATTTCCTCGGTTACTGCAACTCTGCCTTCAATCCGCTGCTGTACTGTGGCTGCAGCGAGAACTTCAGGCACGGATTCACCAGTCTTGTACTCCGAAGACCCCGCTGGCGAAGGAAGACGAGAG CAGGGAGCGCCAACTCATGGACCCCCTcgaccctcctcctccgcctcacctcctcctccctctcccgtaCATCatctggaggaggaaggggagcagTTTCCCGCCAGACCTCCAACTCCCTCCCCTCCAAGACCTCAGACTCTGCCCGCTCCTCCAGGAAAGCCAACCCCACCACTCCAGGCCCG CTCAGGTCGTGCTCCAGAGGCGAGTTGATCAGCTCGAAGCATCAACCGGAGAACAATAACGCCACTTCGAGCCTCATGGGTGAAGCCGAGGCGCTGAATTAA
- the LOC135107697 gene encoding G-protein coupled receptor 54-like isoform X2: MDCLSENLTSMSQAPPRNTSWLSGGGDDWCEMWRSGEPLLMGEKYPCPEVLERGRALDNFEKVQVALVVALVVASVAGNAAVVAVISFNRLLRTSVNYYLANLAVADLLITLTCWPTLVNRFTAPLYVLGRSLCKITVLALATCINVSVLTLAVVAGGRLYAVLFPLRALRTSSHPVLLISLLWVASFVLALPGFYVRDTQVVKWNDLVEESCGDVLCSASSIAAFRYYRILLLITMFFLPETVMVLAYSVIVVRLYCVRRGPADRDAPLPAPLPTSDHPHSAARRKVVKMTAAVVAAFTVCWSPLQALSLYGLLSEDTQGAPTHGPPRPSSSASPPPPSPVHHLEEEGEQFPARPPTPSPPRPQTLPAPPGKPTPPLQARSGRAPEAS; encoded by the exons ATGGACTGCCTTAGCGAGAACCTGACCAGCATGTCTCAAGCCCCGCCCAGGAACACCTCGTGGttgagcggcggcggcgacgactGGTGCGAGATGTGGCGCAGCGGGGAGCCCCTTTTGATGGGCGAGAAATACCCGTGCCCCGAGGTGCTGGAACGCGGCCGTGCCCTCGATAATTTTGAGAaagtgcag gtggcgctggtggtggcgctggtggtggcctCTGTGGCGGGCAACGCTGCTGTAGTGGCGGTCATTTCCTTCAACAGGCTCCTACGCACCTCCGTCAACTACTACCTGGCCAACCTTGCCGTGGCGGACCTGCTCATCACGCTCACCTGCTGGCCCACACTTGTTAACCGATTCACCGCCCCGCTCTACGTCCTCGGCCGCTCTCTCTGCAAGATAACCGTGCTAGCGCTGG CCACTTGCATCAACGTGTCTGTACTGACGCTGGCGGTGGTGGCTGGCGGGAGGCTCTACGCTGTGTTGTTCCCGCTTCGAGCTCTCCGCACCTCCTCCCACCCCGTACtgctcatctccctcctctggGTGGCGTCCTTCGTCCTGGCTCTCCCCGGCTTCTACGTCAGGGACACGCAGGTTGTGAAG tggaACGATCTAGTGGAAGAGAGTTGCGGGGACGTCCTGTGCAGCGCCTCCTCCATCGCCGCCTTCCGCTACTACAGGATCCTG CTCCTCATCACCATGTTCTTCCTGCCGGAGACGGTGATGGTGCTCGCCTACAGCGTCATCGTGGTGCGGTTGTACTGCGTCAGGAGGGGCCCCGCAGACCGCGACGCGCCCCTGCCCGCACCGCTGCCAACCAGTGACCACCCGCACTCTGCTGCGCGCCGAAAG GTGGTGAAGAtgacagcagcagtggtggcggcCTTCACAGTGTGCTGGTCTCCCCTTCAGGCTCTGTCTCTCTACGGGCTGCTCTCTGAAGACACC CAGGGAGCGCCAACTCATGGACCCCCTcgaccctcctcctccgcctcacctcctcctccctctcccgtaCATCatctggaggaggaaggggagcagTTTCCCGCCAGACCTCCAACTCCCTCCCCTCCAAGACCTCAGACTCTGCCCGCTCCTCCAGGAAAGCCAACCCCACCACTCCAGGCCCG CTCAGGTCGTGCTCCAGAGGCGAGTTGA